In a genomic window of Polycladomyces abyssicola:
- the modA gene encoding molybdate ABC transporter substrate-binding protein has protein sequence MRRLAQLFSWIAIVLMMFIVVACNRGENQAHSQPVEISVLAAASLTDAMKEIKSRYESTHPGVQIVTSFASSGKLKQQIEQGAPADLFISAGAKEMDALVREGIVDPRDRTHLLSNELVLVVPKESHVKARGFSDLPSPQIKTIAIGQPETVPAGQYAKQTLENMNLWKQVQSKLVFTGDVRQVLAYVKTGNVDAGIVYRTDIRTAHDVQVVAEADPKTHQPIVYPIGVIKSTPRPKQTRDFYNWLRSPDAMNIFQKYGFEKAHHPT, from the coding sequence ATGAGACGACTCGCTCAATTGTTCAGTTGGATTGCGATCGTGCTGATGATGTTCATAGTAGTTGCTTGCAATCGGGGAGAAAATCAAGCTCATTCACAACCGGTGGAGATCTCGGTTTTGGCGGCAGCTAGTCTGACGGATGCCATGAAAGAAATCAAGTCCCGGTATGAGTCCACACACCCCGGTGTCCAAATTGTGACCAGTTTTGCGTCTTCCGGCAAGCTCAAACAGCAAATTGAGCAAGGGGCACCTGCGGATCTGTTCATCTCTGCAGGAGCAAAAGAGATGGATGCATTGGTTAGGGAAGGGATCGTTGATCCGCGTGACCGTACCCATTTGCTCAGTAACGAATTGGTTCTGGTCGTGCCGAAAGAGTCCCACGTGAAAGCGAGGGGGTTTTCCGATTTACCATCCCCCCAAATCAAAACGATCGCGATCGGGCAACCGGAAACGGTACCGGCCGGTCAATATGCGAAACAAACACTGGAAAACATGAACCTGTGGAAACAGGTGCAATCCAAGTTGGTGTTCACAGGTGATGTTCGTCAAGTGCTCGCTTATGTAAAAACGGGAAATGTTGATGCGGGAATCGTGTATCGGACGGATATCCGAACTGCCCATGATGTACAAGTAGTGGCTGAGGCTGATCCGAAAACGCATCAACCGATCGTGTATCCGATTGGTGTGATCAAATCGACCCCGCGCCCCAAGCAAACACGGGATTTCTACAATTGGTTGCGCAGCCCCGATGCAATGAATATCTTCCAAAAATACGGATTTGAAAAGGCACATCATCCGACATGA
- a CDS encoding NAD(P)H-quinone oxidoreductase, which produces MRAILVKEPGGVEQLYLGEYPTPEPKPDELLVRVKATALNRADILQRRGHYPPPPGASPILGLEMAGIVEKAGTQCTQFREGDRVFGLLPGGGYAEYAVIPESLAMPIPEHMDFTEAAAIAEVFLTAYQAMFWLAELKAGQYVLIHAGASGVGTAAIQLAKEAGFIPIVTAGTEEKLAFCRELGAVAAFNYKEGPFAPKVMEATDRAGVHAVLDFVGAPYWHQNVECLTADGRIILISALGGVKVAEVNLAPLLAKRIHVIATTLRARSVAYKAQLVRDFTQFAWKRFADGRLRPIIDRVWPWTQVREAHRYMEENRNIGKIVLRVE; this is translated from the coding sequence ATGCGCGCGATTCTCGTGAAGGAACCCGGTGGCGTGGAACAACTGTACTTGGGTGAATATCCAACTCCCGAACCCAAGCCGGATGAGCTGCTGGTAAGAGTGAAAGCGACGGCCCTCAATCGGGCGGATATTTTGCAGCGACGCGGCCATTATCCGCCGCCGCCGGGTGCAAGTCCCATTCTGGGTTTGGAAATGGCGGGGATTGTGGAAAAGGCAGGGACGCAATGCACACAGTTTCGCGAGGGAGATCGGGTGTTCGGCCTGCTTCCCGGGGGTGGGTATGCCGAGTATGCCGTCATTCCCGAATCATTGGCCATGCCGATACCCGAGCACATGGACTTCACGGAAGCGGCGGCGATCGCGGAAGTGTTTCTCACCGCCTATCAGGCGATGTTTTGGTTGGCTGAACTCAAAGCGGGTCAGTACGTACTGATTCACGCGGGAGCCAGTGGCGTGGGCACGGCCGCGATTCAACTGGCCAAAGAAGCCGGTTTCATCCCGATCGTCACCGCCGGGACGGAGGAAAAACTGGCGTTCTGTCGGGAGTTGGGTGCGGTCGCGGCGTTCAACTACAAGGAAGGCCCTTTCGCCCCCAAAGTGATGGAAGCGACCGACAGGGCAGGCGTGCATGCCGTCCTCGATTTCGTCGGCGCGCCGTACTGGCATCAAAATGTGGAATGCCTGACGGCTGACGGTCGGATCATCCTCATCAGCGCGTTGGGCGGGGTCAAGGTGGCTGAGGTGAATCTGGCACCGTTGCTGGCCAAACGAATTCATGTGATCGCCACCACCTTGCGTGCGAGGAGTGTGGCGTACAAAGCTCAGTTAGTTCGCGATTTTACCCAATTTGCATGGAAACGGTTTGCCGATGGGCGGTTGCGGCCGATCATTGATCGCGTATGGCCATGGACACAAGTGCGGGAAGCGCACCGATATATGGAAGAAAACCGGAATATCGGAAAAATCGTCCTGCGGGTAGAGTGA
- the modB gene encoding molybdate ABC transporter permease subunit, whose protein sequence is MMNQDFWSPIWLSLEVNGVASILVFVIALVAAWWMKGHSFYGKSAVETLLILPLVLPPTVVGFGLLVLMGRKSWIGQAMEWLFHQPILFTWWAAVIAAVVVAFPLVYQTLKNGFESVDRELEDAARSMGAGEWQVFRYITLPLSWRSLLTGYVLGFARGMGEFGATLMVAGNIPGKTQTIPTAIYIAVESGDTRLAAYWVASTVLLSFALLAIVQRMKIRS, encoded by the coding sequence ATGATGAATCAGGATTTCTGGTCTCCTATTTGGTTGTCCTTGGAAGTAAACGGGGTTGCCAGCATTCTCGTGTTTGTTATCGCCCTAGTAGCCGCATGGTGGATGAAAGGACATTCTTTTTATGGAAAAAGTGCGGTAGAGACATTGTTGATCCTGCCCCTTGTCCTTCCGCCCACGGTGGTTGGTTTTGGACTGCTCGTCCTGATGGGGCGAAAAAGCTGGATCGGACAAGCGATGGAGTGGTTGTTTCATCAGCCCATACTGTTTACTTGGTGGGCAGCCGTGATCGCTGCGGTTGTGGTAGCTTTTCCCCTGGTATATCAGACGCTGAAGAACGGTTTTGAGTCGGTCGATCGGGAATTGGAAGATGCAGCCCGATCGATGGGAGCCGGAGAATGGCAAGTCTTCCGATATATCACGTTGCCGCTTTCGTGGCGATCACTTTTGACGGGGTACGTGCTCGGATTTGCGAGAGGGATGGGGGAGTTTGGTGCGACTCTGATGGTGGCCGGAAACATCCCGGGAAAAACGCAAACCATCCCCACCGCCATTTATATTGCCGTGGAATCGGGTGACACACGGTTGGCCGCTTACTGGGTGGCTTCCACAGTGTTGCTTTCATTTGCATTGTTGGCCATTGTTCAGCGGATGAAAATACGCTCCTGA
- a CDS encoding aldehyde dehydrogenase family protein — protein MSVTLSGYKKPNTEGSLLHYRSQYENFIGGEWVPPVGGEYFDDISPVDGQAFTRVPRSRKEDIEYALDKAHAAKEKWANTSVTERSNILLKIADRMEENLEKLALSETWDNGKPIRETLNADLPLAIDHFRYFAGVIRGEEGSMSEIDASTVSLHIKEPIGVVGQIIPWNFPLLMAAWKLAPALAAGNCVVLKPAEQTPATILLFMELIADLLPPGVVNVVNGFGPEAGQPLASSPRVGKVAFTGETTTGRLIMQYASENITPVTLELGGKSPNIFTESVLEADDEFLDKALEGFTMFALNQGEVCTCPSRALIQESIYDAFMERALERVKKIKLGDPLDPTTMMGAQASNDQYEKILSYIALGKEEGAKCLTGGRPYQNERYPNGFYIEPTVFEGHNKMRIFQEEIFGPVVSVTTFKDETELLEIANDTLYGLGAGLWTRDVHQAYQIARKIEAGRVWVNCYHLYPAHAAFGGYKQSGIGRENHKMMLEHYQQTKNVLISYDKNPMGFF, from the coding sequence ATGAGCGTCACGTTGTCCGGCTACAAAAAGCCCAATACAGAAGGGAGCTTGCTTCACTACCGGTCTCAGTACGAAAACTTCATCGGTGGAGAATGGGTGCCGCCTGTGGGCGGAGAGTATTTCGACGACATCTCTCCGGTTGACGGTCAAGCGTTTACCCGTGTTCCCCGCTCTCGAAAAGAAGATATCGAGTACGCTCTGGACAAAGCACATGCCGCCAAGGAAAAATGGGCGAACACCTCCGTCACTGAGCGTAGCAATATCCTACTGAAAATCGCGGACCGTATGGAGGAAAATCTGGAGAAACTGGCCTTGTCAGAAACCTGGGACAACGGAAAGCCGATCCGTGAAACGCTGAATGCCGATCTGCCGCTGGCCATCGACCACTTCCGCTATTTTGCCGGCGTGATTCGCGGTGAAGAGGGCAGCATGTCCGAGATTGACGCCAGCACAGTATCGCTTCATATCAAAGAACCGATCGGCGTCGTCGGACAAATCATCCCCTGGAACTTCCCGCTCCTGATGGCGGCGTGGAAACTGGCTCCCGCTTTGGCCGCCGGCAACTGTGTGGTGCTGAAACCGGCAGAACAAACACCGGCTACCATCCTGCTCTTCATGGAATTGATCGCTGATTTGCTCCCGCCGGGTGTGGTAAACGTGGTCAACGGTTTCGGACCGGAAGCGGGTCAACCGCTCGCTTCGTCACCCCGTGTGGGCAAAGTGGCCTTCACAGGCGAAACGACTACCGGGCGCCTCATCATGCAGTACGCCTCCGAAAACATCACGCCAGTTACGCTGGAGCTGGGTGGAAAATCTCCGAACATCTTCACGGAAAGCGTACTGGAAGCCGATGATGAGTTCCTGGATAAGGCTCTGGAGGGCTTCACCATGTTTGCCCTCAATCAGGGGGAAGTCTGCACCTGTCCGTCCCGTGCGCTCATCCAGGAATCGATTTATGACGCCTTTATGGAACGGGCACTGGAACGGGTGAAGAAGATCAAATTGGGTGACCCGCTCGACCCAACCACGATGATGGGTGCGCAAGCCTCCAACGATCAATATGAAAAGATCCTGAGCTACATCGCCCTCGGCAAGGAAGAAGGAGCCAAATGCCTTACCGGCGGACGACCGTACCAAAACGAACGCTACCCGAACGGCTTCTACATCGAGCCGACCGTCTTTGAAGGTCACAACAAAATGCGCATCTTCCAAGAGGAAATCTTTGGTCCGGTCGTATCCGTCACCACGTTCAAGGACGAAACGGAACTGCTGGAAATCGCCAATGACACGCTGTACGGCCTGGGTGCTGGTCTCTGGACACGCGACGTGCATCAAGCCTACCAAATCGCCCGGAAGATCGAAGCCGGCCGTGTGTGGGTCAACTGCTACCACCTGTATCCGGCACACGCCGCCTTCGGCGGGTACAAACAATCTGGTATCGGGCGGGAAAATCACAAAATGATGTTGGAACACTATCAGCAAACGAAAAACGTCCTGATCTCCTACGACAAGAATCCGATGGGATTCTTCTAA
- a CDS encoding DUF1802 family protein: MTVQTLTPIALKEWAVAVEALAEGKQILLMRKGGIHEETRHFQVEADAFFLYPTYEHQQEQADLVKPEFQDKLQETMKEWNPEAKTNTVKYFARLAEDIEILDEEALNRLSSFHIWVPDFAVKRLKWKRKQPLHLLLVRTYRLERPLEVPILEEYLGCRSWIRLPEELIRETSAAEPVLSDAEFGQQVQEIKQALGRA, from the coding sequence ATGACGGTGCAAACGTTGACACCGATTGCATTGAAAGAATGGGCTGTTGCAGTGGAAGCGCTGGCGGAAGGAAAGCAGATTTTGCTCATGCGCAAAGGGGGTATTCATGAGGAAACCCGTCATTTCCAAGTGGAAGCGGATGCTTTCTTCCTTTACCCCACTTATGAACATCAGCAGGAGCAAGCCGATCTGGTGAAACCGGAATTCCAGGACAAGCTGCAAGAAACAATGAAAGAGTGGAACCCGGAAGCCAAGACCAATACCGTCAAATATTTTGCCCGCCTGGCTGAAGACATCGAAATCTTGGACGAAGAGGCACTGAATCGTTTGTCGTCGTTCCATATCTGGGTGCCCGACTTTGCCGTGAAACGGTTAAAGTGGAAACGGAAACAACCGTTGCATTTGCTTTTGGTGCGCACCTACCGGTTGGAGCGCCCGTTGGAAGTGCCGATTCTGGAGGAGTATCTGGGTTGTCGTTCGTGGATCCGCTTGCCGGAAGAGCTGATCCGGGAGACGTCGGCAGCGGAGCCGGTATTGTCCGATGCGGAATTTGGGCAGCAAGTGCAGGAGATCAAACAGGCACTGGGCCGTGCGTGA
- a CDS encoding EamA family transporter: protein MAWFAIAALSSLTFGLAGFFMKVSAARRGSVAHLLLGLYLTGTLGFLLWMWREGTFRTDVPTLVGGLLLGLGSTLGNLLFMKALDHGPASLTTPLVNTNILLIILFSVIVYGERLSWFETAGVTLLVLAILLIPIDRNEKLAIRNPRWYALLLMATLLFSFRNGGLKVTQEMHIPGTPVLFYGYVLGLIWFVVEVLRQPRSGDTEARKAARTGLVWGLLSGIFSFLGMQLYSVALIDGPASIVAPMFATNSLIVAILSILIYRERLSILQTCSLVFLFAGLILIRL, encoded by the coding sequence ATGGCATGGTTTGCGATTGCCGCGCTCAGTTCGCTTACGTTCGGACTGGCCGGATTCTTTATGAAAGTGAGTGCCGCTCGACGCGGTTCTGTGGCCCATCTGCTCCTGGGCCTGTATCTGACCGGGACATTGGGCTTTTTACTATGGATGTGGAGGGAAGGGACATTTCGGACAGATGTGCCGACGCTGGTGGGCGGCCTCCTGCTCGGCTTGGGATCGACCTTAGGCAACTTGCTGTTTATGAAGGCGTTGGATCACGGTCCCGCCAGCTTGACCACCCCGTTAGTGAACACCAATATTTTGCTGATCATCCTTTTCTCCGTGATCGTCTACGGAGAAAGATTGTCCTGGTTTGAAACCGCCGGGGTAACCCTGTTGGTGCTGGCGATTCTGCTCATTCCCATCGACCGCAATGAAAAACTGGCCATTCGCAACCCGCGCTGGTATGCCCTGTTGTTGATGGCTACCCTGCTGTTCTCATTCCGTAACGGTGGACTCAAAGTGACACAGGAAATGCACATACCCGGTACACCCGTGTTGTTTTACGGATACGTGCTCGGCCTGATCTGGTTTGTGGTGGAGGTACTACGGCAACCGCGGTCGGGGGACACGGAAGCGCGCAAGGCAGCCAGGACGGGACTGGTTTGGGGGTTGTTGAGCGGCATCTTCTCGTTTTTGGGCATGCAATTGTACTCCGTCGCACTGATCGACGGCCCCGCTAGCATCGTAGCCCCGATGTTTGCCACCAACAGCCTGATCGTCGCCATTTTGTCCATTCTGATCTACCGGGAGCGATTATCGATCTTGCAAACCTGCTCCCTCGTCTTTTTGTTCGCCGGTTTGATCCTGATCCGCCTGTGA
- a CDS encoding DUF4179 domain-containing protein has translation MKCPGLNVLFAYLDGELSPEERSQTAAHLLKCPACRSLLDEWKDEDQQFREVLTEPSLPNSFVAEVRKEVERIARKSACGAGPESGARKSGFKWMKRTAAAFAFLVLGIGITAWASPTFAEYLTATFRDFGLLPGVVKKNEYRNGYSVTDKGYTLRVTEVLANTNEVYFIYQVERDGKILDVRDISKDRHFLAIRSKLFDAQGKWINTMESHRPAKDWRSEMVGLKGFNQPKNSRITLVVKAKSIQGVQGNWELKIPLDLSKARVQKFKPGEQRVTPDGKFAFTLKEVSYTPTSAQIVAGVRLNGQEEARHKERRPELHFAYQIVDQSGEVISGTHHEEKWVMRYHVFPKGGGGEEYNFGPLPKKPLYLLFDAVYLAELTDKTYEFIPGREQTIRLNRAAYTLNNARLGKTTASLPKTPNHLLVDLTKTSVVENEDPLLIAKENLWLVYDESGKEYSGLVLNDNGRWVLEVPDLYRVPEKLKIRPYDVTVYKYQVKIPLPEQK, from the coding sequence ATGAAATGTCCCGGTCTGAACGTGTTGTTCGCGTATCTGGATGGTGAACTGTCACCGGAAGAGAGGAGCCAGACGGCGGCCCATCTGTTGAAGTGCCCGGCGTGCCGATCTTTGCTGGACGAGTGGAAAGATGAGGATCAGCAGTTCCGTGAGGTTTTGACCGAACCGTCCCTACCGAACTCCTTTGTGGCGGAAGTGCGGAAGGAAGTAGAGAGGATTGCTCGGAAGTCCGCCTGTGGCGCCGGACCGGAATCGGGGGCAAGAAAATCCGGATTCAAATGGATGAAGCGAACCGCCGCGGCCTTCGCTTTTCTGGTGTTGGGAATCGGAATCACCGCTTGGGCTTCACCGACGTTTGCGGAATATTTGACGGCCACTTTCCGGGATTTCGGTTTACTCCCCGGAGTTGTCAAGAAAAATGAATACCGCAACGGCTACAGCGTGACGGACAAAGGATATACGTTGCGTGTCACGGAAGTGCTGGCCAACACCAATGAGGTGTATTTCATATACCAAGTGGAGAGGGACGGCAAGATCCTGGATGTGCGCGACATCAGCAAAGACCGTCATTTTCTGGCCATTCGTTCCAAATTGTTTGATGCACAGGGGAAATGGATCAATACCATGGAGTCTCACAGACCTGCCAAAGATTGGCGGTCGGAAATGGTCGGTTTAAAGGGTTTCAACCAACCCAAAAATTCCCGGATCACCTTGGTCGTGAAGGCCAAGTCCATTCAGGGCGTTCAAGGAAATTGGGAGTTGAAAATCCCTCTGGATCTCAGTAAAGCCCGTGTGCAAAAATTCAAGCCCGGTGAGCAAAGGGTGACCCCCGACGGAAAGTTTGCATTCACGCTCAAGGAAGTGTCTTACACTCCCACCAGTGCGCAGATTGTTGCCGGTGTTCGCCTGAATGGACAAGAAGAGGCCAGGCACAAAGAACGGCGCCCGGAACTTCACTTTGCATACCAGATCGTGGATCAAAGTGGCGAGGTGATCTCCGGCACGCACCATGAGGAAAAATGGGTCATGCGTTATCACGTCTTTCCCAAAGGCGGCGGTGGAGAGGAATACAATTTCGGTCCTCTTCCGAAAAAACCGTTGTATTTGCTGTTTGATGCCGTCTATTTGGCTGAACTGACCGACAAAACTTATGAATTCATTCCTGGCCGGGAGCAGACGATCCGGTTGAACCGCGCCGCCTACACGCTCAACAATGCGAGATTGGGCAAAACAACCGCCTCCTTGCCAAAAACGCCGAACCATCTGCTCGTCGACTTGACCAAAACTTCCGTGGTGGAAAATGAGGACCCTCTTCTGATCGCCAAAGAAAATTTATGGCTGGTGTACGATGAGTCTGGGAAGGAATATTCGGGATTGGTCCTCAACGACAACGGACGCTGGGTGCTGGAAGTTCCGGACCTTTACCGAGTCCCCGAAAAGTTGAAAATCCGACCGTACGATGTCACAGTGTACAAGTACCAGGTGAAGATTCCTCTGCCGGAACAGAAATGA
- a CDS encoding RNA polymerase sigma factor, with translation MPDDLTLVRQVLAGDLDAFDALVLRYKDRVYRLMLRLIGNPEDAQDLTQEVFIKVYRNLQRFDSSRRFSTWLYRIAFNRCVDELRKRDRMGAVPTDGEPPGSESAESIVLKQEVYRSLMDRIYDLPEHYRRVFLLKYLDDLSYAEIAHVLGITVDDVKNRLYRARKKLREQKTLRKAGNGA, from the coding sequence ATGCCGGATGATCTGACCTTGGTACGGCAGGTTCTCGCCGGAGACCTGGATGCGTTTGATGCCCTGGTTCTCCGCTACAAGGACCGCGTGTACCGCCTCATGCTCCGGTTGATCGGTAATCCGGAAGACGCCCAGGATTTGACGCAGGAAGTGTTCATCAAGGTGTACCGGAACCTTCAGCGGTTTGATTCTTCACGTCGCTTTTCCACCTGGCTGTATCGGATCGCCTTCAACCGCTGCGTGGATGAACTCCGGAAGCGCGACAGAATGGGCGCCGTCCCGACCGATGGGGAGCCGCCCGGAAGCGAAAGCGCTGAAAGCATCGTTCTGAAACAGGAGGTATACCGGTCGCTCATGGACCGGATCTATGACTTGCCAGAACACTACCGGAGGGTGTTTCTGCTCAAGTATCTGGATGATTTGAGTTACGCGGAGATTGCTCACGTGCTAGGCATCACGGTTGATGATGTGAAAAACCGCCTCTACCGGGCGAGGAAGAAGCTCAGAGAACAGAAAACGCTCAGGAAAGCGGGGAATGGAGCATGA
- a CDS encoding carboxymuconolactone decarboxylase family protein, whose product MDHSVIHDALQEYKEGLGELERHLPEVARHYHAFTHACFTDGELSSQVKHLIGLALGVLTNDEYCILYHTKGAVDQGANDMQVMEAAAVSAAFGGGSAMAQAVTLVQDALQAFSGHTH is encoded by the coding sequence ATGGACCATTCCGTTATTCACGATGCCCTGCAGGAATACAAGGAAGGATTGGGTGAGCTGGAGCGCCATCTCCCGGAAGTGGCTCGTCACTACCATGCATTCACCCATGCATGTTTTACCGACGGAGAGCTTTCGAGTCAGGTCAAGCACCTGATCGGTCTGGCGCTGGGTGTCCTCACCAATGACGAGTATTGCATCTTGTACCACACGAAAGGAGCGGTGGACCAAGGAGCCAATGACATGCAGGTGATGGAGGCTGCCGCGGTATCCGCCGCTTTCGGTGGAGGTTCCGCCATGGCTCAGGCCGTGACGTTGGTGCAGGATGCGTTGCAGGCATTTAGCGGTCACACCCATTAA
- a CDS encoding DUF779 domain-containing protein translates to METVKRVLVTDEAKRVIEQLRAEHGELMFHQSGGCCDGSSPMCFRKGEFRVGSSDVLLGEIDGCEFYMSRSQFEYWQHTQLTVDVTPGRGASFSLEIPLGVRFLIRSRPFTTEERERLEPIRIPG, encoded by the coding sequence ATGGAAACGGTCAAACGCGTACTCGTCACCGACGAGGCCAAACGCGTGATTGAGCAGTTGCGAGCCGAACACGGCGAGCTGATGTTTCACCAAAGCGGCGGTTGTTGTGACGGTTCCTCCCCCATGTGTTTTCGCAAAGGGGAGTTCCGGGTCGGTTCCAGCGATGTGTTGCTCGGCGAAATCGACGGTTGTGAATTCTATATGTCCCGTTCCCAATTCGAATACTGGCAGCATACGCAGCTTACAGTGGATGTCACCCCCGGCAGGGGTGCTTCATTCTCCCTGGAAATCCCGTTGGGTGTGCGCTTCCTCATCCGTTCCCGACCGTTTACGACGGAGGAACGGGAACGGCTGGAGCCAATTCGCATCCCCGGTTGA
- a CDS encoding TlpA family protein disulfide reductase yields MTNRPAPDFCLPPIDREETICLRQFRGHAVWLSFWVTWCGACQQDLPQKEVLYRSVRHPRFTFLTINVTGREARPESVPEFLRERGYTFPVLKDDGRRVYDAFGITSVPATVLIAPDGTIAGIYDETVPIVKILKELERILPEDSN; encoded by the coding sequence GTGACCAACCGTCCGGCGCCGGACTTCTGCCTGCCCCCCATTGACAGAGAGGAAACCATCTGCTTGAGACAATTTCGCGGTCATGCTGTCTGGCTGTCGTTTTGGGTGACGTGGTGCGGAGCGTGCCAACAGGACCTCCCACAAAAAGAGGTGCTGTACCGCTCCGTCCGCCATCCCCGGTTTACGTTTTTGACCATCAATGTCACCGGACGGGAAGCTCGCCCGGAGTCCGTCCCTGAATTCCTTCGTGAACGCGGGTACACCTTCCCCGTGCTGAAAGACGACGGCCGCCGGGTCTATGATGCGTTCGGCATCACCTCAGTTCCCGCCACGGTATTGATCGCACCTGACGGCACGATAGCCGGTATCTATGACGAAACCGTGCCGATAGTGAAGATCCTGAAGGAGCTAGAGCGGATTTTGCCGGAGGATTCAAACTGA
- a CDS encoding M3 family oligoendopeptidase has product MGKQKYNMKWDLDSFFPGGSASPEFEQFVNDLSRRIDELKRDITKLATLKPATPDRWHETLTRAQEATSRLYQASAFVSCLTAQDVKDEKAKLWRGRLTQLGAAYRAAMTAMDDALLKVPDSDWAGLLQDERLQPIAFFLEERRRHAKEKLSPEMETLAGDLSVDGYHAWGQLYNTVVGRIQIPVEEKGKTVHLSVGQASNRLSHPDRRVRQSTFAALEKAWSQEAELCAASLNHLAGYRLNLYRHRGWDSVLKEPLDDNRMSAETLETMWQVIEKNKPRLIYYMDRKALLLGVDALSWYDLSAPLPGEEKQIPYDEAADFIVEQFGHFDPEMAKFARHAFENRWIEAEDRPGKRPGGFCTSFKLSRQSRIFMTYAGTASNVSTLAHELGHAYHQHVMNDLPEFAQDYAMNVAETASTFAELIVTDAAIRHASSAKEKLKLVEDKLQRAVAFFMDIHARFLFETRFYERRKQGPVSVEELNALMLQAQKDGFHHALSVYHPYMWASKLHFYITGAPFYNFPYTFGYLFSTGIYARAQAEGPSFARKYVALLRDTGRMTVEDLAKKHLGVDLTQPEFWQSAVDTVLEDVDLFLELTETK; this is encoded by the coding sequence ATGGGCAAACAAAAATATAACATGAAATGGGATTTGGATTCCTTTTTTCCAGGAGGGAGTGCATCTCCTGAGTTTGAACAGTTCGTCAACGACCTGTCGCGGCGGATTGATGAACTGAAGCGGGATATCACGAAACTGGCCACTCTCAAGCCGGCGACCCCTGATCGTTGGCATGAGACGTTAACGCGTGCACAAGAAGCCACCAGTCGGTTGTATCAGGCGAGCGCTTTCGTCAGTTGTCTGACCGCTCAGGATGTGAAGGATGAAAAAGCGAAGTTGTGGCGGGGACGACTGACGCAATTGGGGGCCGCTTACCGGGCCGCGATGACGGCGATGGATGACGCACTCTTGAAAGTGCCGGATTCCGATTGGGCGGGATTGTTGCAAGACGAACGACTTCAGCCGATCGCCTTTTTCTTGGAAGAACGGCGTCGGCATGCCAAGGAGAAACTTTCTCCCGAGATGGAAACTTTGGCGGGAGATTTGTCCGTTGACGGATACCATGCTTGGGGTCAACTGTACAACACCGTCGTCGGCAGGATACAGATCCCTGTGGAGGAGAAAGGAAAAACCGTTCACCTCTCCGTCGGGCAGGCGTCCAATCGGTTGTCCCACCCCGATCGCCGCGTGCGCCAATCCACTTTTGCCGCACTGGAAAAAGCGTGGTCGCAGGAGGCGGAGCTGTGTGCCGCATCACTCAACCATTTGGCGGGATATCGCTTGAATTTGTACCGGCACCGGGGTTGGGATTCGGTGTTGAAGGAACCGCTCGACGACAATCGAATGTCGGCGGAAACCCTGGAGACGATGTGGCAAGTGATCGAGAAAAACAAGCCCCGCCTGATCTATTACATGGACCGAAAAGCATTGTTGCTGGGAGTGGACGCTCTCAGTTGGTACGATTTGAGTGCCCCCCTTCCGGGAGAGGAAAAACAGATTCCGTATGATGAGGCCGCGGATTTCATCGTAGAACAGTTCGGGCACTTTGATCCGGAGATGGCAAAGTTTGCCCGCCATGCGTTTGAGAACCGTTGGATTGAAGCGGAGGATCGTCCCGGCAAACGCCCCGGCGGTTTCTGTACGAGTTTCAAACTTTCCCGCCAATCTCGGATTTTCATGACCTATGCGGGGACAGCCAGCAACGTTTCCACCTTGGCACACGAGCTGGGTCATGCGTACCATCAGCACGTGATGAACGATTTGCCCGAGTTTGCCCAGGATTATGCGATGAACGTGGCGGAAACGGCATCTACGTTCGCGGAGTTGATCGTGACTGACGCTGCCATTCGCCACGCTTCATCGGCCAAGGAAAAATTGAAACTGGTGGAAGACAAACTGCAGCGCGCAGTGGCCTTTTTCATGGATATTCACGCTCGTTTCCTGTTTGAAACGCGGTTTTATGAACGGCGCAAACAAGGCCCGGTCAGCGTGGAGGAATTGAACGCACTCATGTTGCAGGCGCAAAAGGACGGATTTCACCACGCACTCAGTGTCTACCATCCGTATATGTGGGCGTCCAAACTCCACTTTTACATTACCGGTGCACCGTTTTACAATTTCCCGTACACCTTCGGTTACCTGTTCAGCACGGGTATTTACGCCCGTGCACAGGCGGAGGGGCCGTCGTTCGCCCGGAAATACGTGGCGCTGTTGCGCGATACGGGTCGCATGACGGTGGAAGATCTTGCAAAGAAACACCTCGGTGTCGATTTGACTCAACCGGAATTTTGGCAATCGGCCGTGGATACGGTACTCGAAGATGTCGATCTGTTTTTGGAACTGACGGAGACCAAGTGA